One region of Esox lucius isolate fEsoLuc1 chromosome 17, fEsoLuc1.pri, whole genome shotgun sequence genomic DNA includes:
- the pck1 gene encoding phosphoenolpyruvate carboxykinase, cytosolic [GTP] codes for MPPQLQSQNQTGIRVVQGDLGALTPAVREFVESNINLCQPESLHICDGSEEENCTILTQLEEQGMIKKLIKYENCWLARTDPRDVARVESKTVIVTEEQRDTVPSPRGGGVSQLGRWMSQEELDKAMNLRFPGCMKGRTMYVIPYSMGPVGSPLSKIGVELTDSPYVVASMRVMTRMGKAVLTALGNGDFVRCLHSVGVPLPLKKPLVNNWPCNPELTLIAHIPDRRTIVSFGSGYGGNSLLGKKCFALRIASRIAMEEGWLAEHMLILGVSNPAGQKKYIAAAFPSACGKTNLAMLNPTLPGWKVECVGDDIAWMKFDDKGNLRAINPENGFFGVAPGTSAKTNPNAMETIRKNTLFTNVAETSDGGIFWEGMDQNLPEGVTLTSWKNKPWTAQDGEPCAHPNSRFCTPASQCPIIDPQWESPEGVPIEAIIFGGRRPEGVPLVYEAFSWQHGVFVGAAMRSEATAAAEHHGKVIMHDPFAMRPFFGYNFGRYLSHWLSMAERPNAKLPKIFHVNWFRKSPSAGFLWPGFGDNIRVLDWMFRRLSGEAGAMPSAVGYLPCPGSLNLDGLRENQVNMEELFDLSKDFWQKEVEDIRSYFDVQVNDDLPNEVSQQLESLEQRVRQM; via the exons ATGCCTCCTCAGCTGCAGTCCCAGAACCAGACAGGCATCCGGGTTGTCCAGGGGGACCTAGGGGCCTTGACCCCAGCCGTCAGGGAGTTTGTGGAGTCAAATATCAACCTGTGCCAGCCCGAATCACTGCACATCTGTGATGGCTCTGAAGAGGAGAATTGTACAATCCTAACCCAGCTTGAAGAGCAGGGCATGATCAAAAAGCTGATCAAATATGAAAACTG cTGGCTAGCCCGGACAGACCCTAGAGATGTGGCCCGCGTGGAGAGCAAGACAGTCATTGTGACCgaggaacagagagacacagttCCGTCTCCACGAGGAGGTGGTGTCAGCCAGCTGGGGCGCTGGATGTCTCAAGAGGAGTTGGACAAGGCCATGAACCTGCGCTTTCCAGGCTGTATGAAAG GGCGTACCATGTACGTGATTCCTTACAGCATGGGGCCTGTGGGCTCCCCCCTGTCCAAGATCGGGGTGGAGCTAACCGACTCTCCCTACGTGGTAGCCAGTATGAGGGTGATGACTCGCATGGGCAAAGCCGTTCTCACTGCACTGGGAAATGGAGACTTTGTGCGCTGCCTTCACTCTGTGGGCGTTCCCCTGCCACTTAAAA AGCCCCTGGTCAATAACTGGCCATGCAACCCCGAACTCACTTTGATAGCCCACATTCCTGACCGCAGAACAATTGTTAGCTTCGGTAGTGGCTACGGAGGCAACTCCCTGCTGGGAAAGAAATGCTTTGCGCTTCGAATAGCCTCTCGCATTGCCATGGAAGAGGGCTGGCTGGCTGAACATATGCTG ATCCTGGGCGTCAGCAACCCGGCTGGTCAGAAGAAGTACATTGCAGCGGCTTTCCCTAGTGCTTGTGGCAAAACCAATTTGGCCATGCTTAATCCaacacttcctggttggaaggtGGAGTGTGTCGGGGATGACATTGCCTGGATGAAGTTTGATGACAAAGGCAACCTGAGAGCCATTAACCCAGAGAATGGCTTCTTCGGTGTGGCCCCCGGAACCTCGGCCAAGACTAACCCCAATGCCATGGAAACCATTCGTAAGAACACTCTGTTCACCAACGTGGCCGAGACCAGTGATGGCGGCATCTTCTGGGAGGGCATGGACCAGAATCTTCCAGAGGGAGTCACATTGACTTCCTGGAAGAACAAACCCTGGACAGCCCAGGATG GTGAACCATGTGCGCACCCAAACTCGCGCTTCTGCACTCCAGCCAGTCAGTGTCCCATCATTGACCCCCAGTGGGAGTCCCCAGAAGGCGTACCAATTGAGGCAATTATCTTTGGGGGACGCAGGCCAGAAGGTGTCCCCCTGGTCTATGAGGCCTTTAGCTGGCAACACGGCGTGTTTGTTGGAGCTGCCATGAGATCTGAAGCCACTGCTGCCGCAGAGCACCATG GCAAGGTGATTATGCACGACCCCTTTGCCATGAGGCCCTTTTTTGGTTACAACTTTGGCCGCTATCTCTCCCACTGGCTGAGCATGGCCGAGCGTCCCAATGCCAAGCTTCCCAAGATCTTCCACGTTAATTGGTTCCGAAAGAGCCCATCTGCTGGATTCCTGTGGCCCGGCTTTGGGGATAACATCCGCGTGCTTGACTGGATGTTCCGTAGGTTGAGTGGAGAGGCTGGAGCTATGCCCTCGGCAGTGGGCTACCTGCCCTGTCCGGGCTCCCTGAACTTGGATGGCCTCAGGGAGAATCAGGTAAACATGGAGGAGCTGTTTGATCTGTCCAAGGACTTCTGGCAGAAGGAGGTGGAAGATATCAGATCCTACTTTGACGTCCAGGTCAATGACGATTTGCCCAATGAGGTGTCCCAACAGCTAGAGTCCCTTGAGCAAAGGGTGAGGCAGATGTAG